From the Methanobacterium sp. CWC-01 genome, the window CTGTGTAACCCCCGGGGGGAGGCGCATTTCGTACATCATTTCTTCTTCCATAAAATTCACCAGTTATTAATTCTAAAATATCCATATTCCATTAATTTATATTCTGATTAGTCCACTGAACTCAGATGCCTGCGCACTGGCTCTAAAATCTTAACCAGATGATCCGCCACGGCGTTCTTCAGATCAAGGGGGTGTAAATCTCCTGAACCGTACATCTGGAGTAGTTCTGGCTGATTAAGATTGAGATCTCCCCCAAACTTTTCAGGCCTCTGGATGAGTATGGTTTCTCTATCGCTGAATATGAAATGTTCGGCCATTTCCAGAACGGGATTCCCTTCTAATTCACCAGCTGGACAGTAACATTTTTTAACCTTCTTCCGTATGACTTCCGGCTCGTCATCAATGGCGATGAAGTTCTCCTTACTGGAGGACATCTTTTCGGAGCCATCAGTACCATGCAGAAGCGGAGTGTGAATGCACACCGGTGCAGGGTAGCCCAGGCGGGGAAGGTTGTCCCGGGCTAGCATATGAATTTTACGTTGTTCCATACCCCCTACGGCCAGGTCCACCTCCAGAAACAGCATGTCCACCACCTGCATCAGGGGATAGATGACCTCCGCCACCTGATGGTCCTCTGCATCCCGGGTGATCTGGGCCATACTACGCTTGGCCCGGGTTAAAGTGGTGGAAAGGGCTAACTGATAAACCAGAATGGTGTAATCTGGATTGGTCTGAAAAGAACTACCCATAACAAATTCAGTTTCTTCCGAGAGTCCTAAAGC encodes:
- a CDS encoding tyrosine--tRNA ligase, whose product is MDLESKVNVIKEGALEVVTPDELREKLNQETVTAYIGYEPSGKVHLGHAITVKKMMALQKAGVKVKILLADLHAYLNGKGSLEDIKKVSEYNKNCFLALGLSEETEFVMGSSFQTNPDYTILVYQLALSTTLTRAKRSMAQITRDAEDHQVAEVIYPLMQVVDMLFLEVDLAVGGMEQRKIHMLARDNLPRLGYPAPVCIHTPLLHGTDGSEKMSSSKENFIAIDDEPEVIRKKVKKCYCPAGELEGNPVLEMAEHFIFSDRETILIQRPEKFGGDLNLNQPELLQMYGSGDLHPLDLKNAVADHLVKILEPVRRHLSSVD